A genomic window from Brassica oleracea var. oleracea cultivar TO1000 chromosome C8, BOL, whole genome shotgun sequence includes:
- the LOC106307594 gene encoding uncharacterized protein LOC106307594 has translation MGVFTGFGSWINQNSQEPLKAESKRSENGESKSASEKDTNNAPAKKKKKVVIYYDEKEDRRQERLWHKAEKKHPWHNPPPKIKVTNKKGLYHMNIELTVGTTPNIVYYVFTDPKGGPFFDYKKWRDIMKNTSRKVLKENGPKRVIMVEKALAYNILSLTTISIPIHLTMEENRKDLTTNYKKGKVILMKEFHGNYKVEPIYVDQERLCKKRLPKSPEEYKKCSGGQGRIGSKLTINHYFQPYRPFNIPPLSWFIRGNTIKTSKKLLNGIQDLASSFRQAEPPSEEDMEASEIDTVEVHNFLKI, from the exons ATGGGTGTATTCACTGGATTTGGTAGCTGGATCAATCAGAACAGTCAAGAGCCTCTTAAG GCCGAGTCCAAGAGATCTGAAAATGGCGAATCTAAGTCGGCGTCAGAGAAAGACACTAATAATGCTCCTGCTAAGAAGAAGAAGAAGGTGGTGATATATTATGATGAAAAAGAGGACAGGAGACAAGAAAGACTTTGGCATAAAGCAGAGAAGAAGCATCCATGGCATAATCCACCTCCCAAGATCAAG GTGACAAATAAGAAGGGTCTTTACCATATGAACATAGAATTGACCGTGGGAACGACTCCTAATATTGTCTACTACGTGTTTACTGATCCAAAAGGCGGTCCGTTTTTCGATTATAAGAAGTGGCGCGACATAATG AAAAACACATCAAGAAAGGTTTTGAAGGAGAATGGTCCGAAGCGGGTCATCATGGTGGAGAAAGCTTTGGCTTATAACATCCTTTCGCTGACGACTATATCTATCCCGATACATCTAACTATGGAAGAAAACAGAAAAGATCTTACG ACAAATTATAAGAAAGGGAAAGTAATATTGATGAAAGAGTTCCACGGCAACTATAAAGTCGAGCCTATATATGTAGATCAAGAACGGTTGTGCAAAAAGAGGCTACCAAAGAGTCCAGAAGAATATAAAAAATGTAGCGGTGGCCAAGGAAGGATTGGGTCAAAATTGACAATAAACCACTACTTCCAGCCATATCGTCCATTTAATATACCGCCTCTTTCTTGGTTCATCCGTGGGAACACCATCAAAACCTCCAAAAAATTGCTCAACGGGATTCAGGACCTGGCTTCGTCTTTTCGACAGGCAGAGCCACCCTCAGAAGAGGACATGGAAGCGAGTGAGATAGATACTGTCGAAGTACATAATTTTTTGAAAATATAG